From one Novosphingobium sp. genomic stretch:
- a CDS encoding CsgG/HfaB family protein, with the protein MHKILNAVTAFSAAVSTLALMAPDVALAQAAPTKAEKAQRQALDDVPHCTRKLGTISIVDGDDARGWTQYNLAPPQKLLKVIVQRSGCFNLVDRGSGLQAAQRERDIAGDLGHQRGSNVGQGQIKAADYVLQAEVQAANGNASGSRVGGGLGGLVGGGFGAVLGNIRTRKMEANTVLSVTNVRTTETIATTEGYAVKNSVSFGAGGGGFFGSGAVGLVGGGYDNTDIGRIVTMSFLDAYAKLVNQLGGIQQGATGTAEATPAKTFQALAPVVMHKTPAANGLTVRSLAPGAILYPTGNKQGLWWEVADENDNVGWVLNTKIGPTPSGQ; encoded by the coding sequence ATGCACAAGATCCTGAACGCGGTGACGGCCTTTTCGGCCGCTGTTTCAACGCTCGCGCTGATGGCGCCCGATGTGGCGCTGGCTCAGGCCGCGCCGACCAAGGCGGAAAAGGCCCAGCGTCAGGCGCTCGACGATGTGCCGCATTGCACGCGCAAGCTGGGCACCATCTCGATCGTCGATGGCGACGATGCGCGCGGCTGGACCCAGTACAATCTGGCCCCGCCGCAGAAGCTGCTGAAAGTAATCGTGCAGCGTTCGGGTTGCTTCAACCTGGTCGACCGCGGCTCGGGCCTGCAGGCCGCCCAGCGTGAGCGCGACATCGCGGGCGATCTGGGCCATCAGCGCGGTTCCAACGTCGGCCAGGGGCAGATCAAGGCCGCCGACTATGTGCTTCAGGCCGAGGTGCAGGCCGCCAACGGCAATGCCTCGGGCTCGCGCGTGGGCGGCGGGCTTGGCGGTCTGGTCGGCGGCGGCTTCGGCGCGGTGCTGGGCAACATCCGCACCCGCAAGATGGAGGCCAACACCGTCCTCTCGGTCACCAATGTGCGCACCACCGAAACCATCGCCACCACCGAGGGCTATGCCGTCAAGAACAGCGTCAGCTTTGGTGCTGGCGGCGGCGGCTTCTTCGGCAGCGGCGCGGTGGGTCTGGTCGGCGGCGGCTATGACAACACCGACATCGGTCGCATCGTGACCATGTCCTTCCTCGATGCCTATGCCAAGCTGGTGAACCAGTTGGGCGGCATCCAGCAGGGCGCGACGGGCACCGCCGAAGCCACCCCCGCCAAGACCTTCCAGGCGCTGGCCCCGGTGGTGATGCACAAGACGCCCGCCGCCAACGGCCTGACCGTGCGCAGCCTAGCGCCCGGCGCGATCCTCTATCCCACCGGCAACAAGCAGGGCCTGTGGTGGGAAGTGGCCGACGAGAACGACAATGTCGGTTGGGTGCTGAACACCAAGATCGGGCCGACGCCCTCGGGGCAGTAA